In Syngnathoides biaculeatus isolate LvHL_M chromosome 5, ASM1980259v1, whole genome shotgun sequence, the following are encoded in one genomic region:
- the mtmr11 gene encoding myotubularin-related protein 11 isoform X2, with product MTAALSSIYTDVHIYILFFFNVKRGQHERHFFFCRIVLYYCLNHVDWIQKHVQSQTNGDGHQGECVLHRAVMVRKKLTAGEGRGWLSGTLFCTHFRVAFVPQDAPKGDDDADPILLGDHDVALASIEKVVVVGPNRTKLVTANSSLKFTPEELVLYCRDLRVVCFLFDRLTPDPQVIEITHAIAKTYQPLKAGSVLAFQNAALGSVEMKQFLSNRRRDAHMNWHESAADWQRELERCGATGWRVSSVNDRFEMSTSLPRFIVVPQKVLDTELKKSFAHFNDGRIPRWCWRHPRGSDLLRMAGFQNNIYHEKDDIRNLELILFGCRSSLCVVVELGEDLPSAADIQLAHGRLRALCLGDISTSVTVPDDKWLSTLEATHWLDYTRWCLKKASEVACLLRGGHMTVALQEAEDRDLSCVVSSLVQVMCDPHCRTRRGFQSLVQKEWVTAGHRFYSRGNYHRDNDKEEAPVFLLFLDCAWQLWSQYPSRFQLSDDFLLALHDSAHLPLFSSFLANSQRERCRRSQYFCHLRPQNQGQCYTPVNGWRDPLHTDGAPEPPDPPLPPVWDWSLQYGERRRAGFTQPVPPAPAPRPALNGNLNADLDANRPSDASPGSVFLLSRGVFSCPANLLPWRGGVGGGISGVYRKSHRRAPSSESVPGLERLLRARSLAEARSGPPSRPVPDPYEPLLPLLVGPCVGLWKECYHRGALHPQAFSHPLSANHRHPVELLAREVQRLQEQLDRARPPSSPAAETAEPRPAPFADLNHNANNGTFLYPRRPPATRQLQSGQKQGNLVVCPPPPPGFFCKYLAGRGRRPTMHLEPSLTHFLHESWRLFFFFF from the exons GGGAATGCGTGCTGCACCGGGCCGTCATGGTGAGGAAGAAGCTGACGGCCGGCGAAGGGAGAGGTTGGCTGTCGGGAACGCTCTTCTGCACTCACTTCCGGGTCGCCTTCGTGCCCCAGGACGCCCCCAAAGGCGAC GACGATGCCGACCCGATACTTTTGGGGGATCATGACGTGGCGTTGGCGTCTATCGAGAAAGTCGTAGTTG TGGGCCCCAACAGGACCAAGCTGGTGACGGCAAACTCTTCGCTCAAGTTCACTCCGGAGGAGCTGGTGCTGTACTGCCGAGACCTGAGAGTCGTCTGCTTCCTGTTCGACCGCCTGACCCCCGACCCCCAAGTCATCGAG ATCACGCACGCCATCGCCAAGACCTACCAGCCTCTCAAAGCGGGCTCCGTCCTGGCCTTCCAGAACGCCGCCCTCGGCAGCGTGG AAATGAAGCAGTTTCTAAGCAACCGGCGGCGGGACGCCCACATGAACTGGCACGAGTCGGCGGCGGACTGGCAGCGCGAGCTGGAGCGCTGCGGCGCCACCGGCTGGAGGGTCAGCTCCGTCAATGACCGCTTCGAGATGTCCACCAG cctcccAAGGTTCATCGTTGTTCCACAGAAGGTTCTCGATACCGAGTTGAAGAAAAGCTTCGCCCACTTCAACGACGGACGCATCCCC CGCTGGTGCTGGCGACACCCGCGCGGCAGCGACCTCCTCCGCATGGCCGGCTTCCAGAACAACATCTACCACGAGAAGGACGACATCAG GAACCTGGAGCTCATCCTGTTCGGGTGCCGCTCGTCGCTGTGCGTGGTGGTGGAGCTCGGCGAGGATCTGCCCTCCGCGGCCGACATCCAGCTGGCGCACGGCCGCCTGCGAGCGCTTTGTCTCGGAG acATCTCCACGTCTGTGACTGTGCCCGACGACAAGTGGCTGTCCACGCTGGAAGCCACTCACTGGTTGGACTACACCAG GTGGTGCCTAAAGAAAGCTTCGGAGGTGGCGTGCCTCCTGCGCGGTGGTCACATGACTGTGGCCCTGCAAG AGGCTGAGGATCGAGACCTGAGCTGCGTGGTGTCCAGCCTGGTCCAGGTCATGTGCGACCCCCACTGCCGCACCCGCCGAGGCTTCCAGAGCTTGGTGCAGAAGGAGTGGGTGACGGCGGGCCACCGCTTCTACAGCCGCGGCAACTATCACCGTGACAACGACAAAGAGGAG GCTCCCGTCTTCCTGCTCTTCCTGGACTGCGCGTGGCAGCTGTGGTCTCAGTACCCGTCTCGCTTCCAGCTGAGCGACGACTTCTTGCTGGCGCTGCACGACAGCGCCCACCTGCCGCTCTTCTCCAGCTTCCTGGCCAATTCCCAGCGGGAGAGATGCAGACGCTCGCAG tacttttgccacctgcgCCCGCAGAaccagggccagtgctacacgCCCGTCAACGGCTGGCGCGACCCGCTTCACACGGACGGCGCCCCGGAGCCGCCCGACCCCCCGTTGCCGCCCGTGTGGGACTGGTCTCTGCAGTACGGCGAGCGGCGGCGGGCCGGGTTCACGCAACCCGTCCCTCCGGCGCCGGCGCCCCGGCCCGCGCTCAACGGGAACCTCAACGCCGACCTGGACGCCAACAGG CCGAGCGACGCCAGCCCCGGCTCCGTCTTCCTCCTGTCCCGGGGCGTCTTCTCCTGTCCCGCCAACCTGCTCCCCTGgcgggggggcgtggggggcgGTATTTCGGGCGTTTACCGGAAGAGCCACCGGAGGGCGCCGTCCTCCGAGAGCGTCCCCGGCCTGGAGAGGCTGCTGAGGGCTCGGTCCCTCGCCGAGGCCCGCTCGGGGCCGCCGTCCCGCCCCGTGCCGGACCCCTACGAGCCCTTGCTGCCCCTCCTCGTGGGGCCCTGCGTGGGCCTGTGGAAGGAGTGTTACCACCGGGGGGCGCTGCATCCTCAG GCTTTCTCGCACCCGCTCAGCGCCAACCACCGCCACCCGGTGGAGCTCCTGGCCCGGGAGGTGCAGCGCCTCCAGGAGCAGCTGGACCGGGCGCGGCCCCCCTCCTCTCCCGCCGCCGAGACGGCGGAGCCGCGGCCGGCCCCCTTCGCCGACCTCAACCACAACGCCAACAACGGCACCTTCCTCTACCCCAG ACGCCCGCCCGCGACGCGCCAACTCCAAAGTGGGCAAAAACAAGGCAACTTAGTCGTGTGCCCACCACCCCCGCCGGGCTTCTTCTGCAAATACCTGGCAGGAAGAGGACGAcgacccacaatgcacttggAGCCCTCCCTGACACATTTTCTCCATGAAAgctggcgtcttttttttttttttttttag
- the mtmr11 gene encoding myotubularin-related protein 11 isoform X3, whose product MTAALSSIYTDVHIYILFFFNVKRGQHERHFFFCRIVLYYCLNHVDWIQKHVQSQTNGDGHQGECVLHRAVMVRKKLTAGEGRGWLSGTLFCTHFRVAFVPQDAPKGDDDADPILLGDHDVALASIEKVVVVGPNRTKLVTANSSLKFTPEELVLYCRDLRVVCFLFDRLTPDPQVIEITHAIAKTYQPLKAGSVLAFQNAALGSVEMKQFLSNRRRDAHMNWHESAADWQRELERCGATGWRVSSVNDRFEMSTSLPRFIVVPQKVLDTELKKSFAHFNDGRIPRWCWRHPRGSDLLRMAGFQNNIYHEKDDIRNLELILFGCRSSLCVVVELGEDLPSAADIQLAHGRLRALCLGDISTSVTVPDDKWLSTLEATHWLDYTRWCLKKASEVACLLRGGHMTVALQEAEDRDLSCVVSSLVQVMCDPHCRTRRGFQSLVQKEWVTAGHRFYSRGNYHRDNDKEEAPVFLLFLDCAWQLWSQYPSRFQLSDDFLLALHDSAHLPLFSSFLANSQRERCRRSQNQGQCYTPVNGWRDPLHTDGAPEPPDPPLPPVWDWSLQYGERRRAGFTQPVPPAPAPRPALNGNLNADLDANRPSDASPGSVFLLSRGVFSCPANLLPWRGGVGGGISGVYRKSHRRAPSSESVPGLERLLRARSLAEARSGPPSRPVPDPYEPLLPLLVGPCVGLWKECYHRGALHPQVCAEAFSHPLSANHRHPVELLAREVQRLQEQLDRARPPSSPAAETAEPRPAPFADLNHNANNGTFLYPRRPPATRQLQSGQKQGNLVVCPPPPPGFFCKYLAGRGRRPTMHLEPSLTHFLHESWRLFFFFF is encoded by the exons GGGAATGCGTGCTGCACCGGGCCGTCATGGTGAGGAAGAAGCTGACGGCCGGCGAAGGGAGAGGTTGGCTGTCGGGAACGCTCTTCTGCACTCACTTCCGGGTCGCCTTCGTGCCCCAGGACGCCCCCAAAGGCGAC GACGATGCCGACCCGATACTTTTGGGGGATCATGACGTGGCGTTGGCGTCTATCGAGAAAGTCGTAGTTG TGGGCCCCAACAGGACCAAGCTGGTGACGGCAAACTCTTCGCTCAAGTTCACTCCGGAGGAGCTGGTGCTGTACTGCCGAGACCTGAGAGTCGTCTGCTTCCTGTTCGACCGCCTGACCCCCGACCCCCAAGTCATCGAG ATCACGCACGCCATCGCCAAGACCTACCAGCCTCTCAAAGCGGGCTCCGTCCTGGCCTTCCAGAACGCCGCCCTCGGCAGCGTGG AAATGAAGCAGTTTCTAAGCAACCGGCGGCGGGACGCCCACATGAACTGGCACGAGTCGGCGGCGGACTGGCAGCGCGAGCTGGAGCGCTGCGGCGCCACCGGCTGGAGGGTCAGCTCCGTCAATGACCGCTTCGAGATGTCCACCAG cctcccAAGGTTCATCGTTGTTCCACAGAAGGTTCTCGATACCGAGTTGAAGAAAAGCTTCGCCCACTTCAACGACGGACGCATCCCC CGCTGGTGCTGGCGACACCCGCGCGGCAGCGACCTCCTCCGCATGGCCGGCTTCCAGAACAACATCTACCACGAGAAGGACGACATCAG GAACCTGGAGCTCATCCTGTTCGGGTGCCGCTCGTCGCTGTGCGTGGTGGTGGAGCTCGGCGAGGATCTGCCCTCCGCGGCCGACATCCAGCTGGCGCACGGCCGCCTGCGAGCGCTTTGTCTCGGAG acATCTCCACGTCTGTGACTGTGCCCGACGACAAGTGGCTGTCCACGCTGGAAGCCACTCACTGGTTGGACTACACCAG GTGGTGCCTAAAGAAAGCTTCGGAGGTGGCGTGCCTCCTGCGCGGTGGTCACATGACTGTGGCCCTGCAAG AGGCTGAGGATCGAGACCTGAGCTGCGTGGTGTCCAGCCTGGTCCAGGTCATGTGCGACCCCCACTGCCGCACCCGCCGAGGCTTCCAGAGCTTGGTGCAGAAGGAGTGGGTGACGGCGGGCCACCGCTTCTACAGCCGCGGCAACTATCACCGTGACAACGACAAAGAGGAG GCTCCCGTCTTCCTGCTCTTCCTGGACTGCGCGTGGCAGCTGTGGTCTCAGTACCCGTCTCGCTTCCAGCTGAGCGACGACTTCTTGCTGGCGCTGCACGACAGCGCCCACCTGCCGCTCTTCTCCAGCTTCCTGGCCAATTCCCAGCGGGAGAGATGCAGACGCTCGCAG AaccagggccagtgctacacgCCCGTCAACGGCTGGCGCGACCCGCTTCACACGGACGGCGCCCCGGAGCCGCCCGACCCCCCGTTGCCGCCCGTGTGGGACTGGTCTCTGCAGTACGGCGAGCGGCGGCGGGCCGGGTTCACGCAACCCGTCCCTCCGGCGCCGGCGCCCCGGCCCGCGCTCAACGGGAACCTCAACGCCGACCTGGACGCCAACAGG CCGAGCGACGCCAGCCCCGGCTCCGTCTTCCTCCTGTCCCGGGGCGTCTTCTCCTGTCCCGCCAACCTGCTCCCCTGgcgggggggcgtggggggcgGTATTTCGGGCGTTTACCGGAAGAGCCACCGGAGGGCGCCGTCCTCCGAGAGCGTCCCCGGCCTGGAGAGGCTGCTGAGGGCTCGGTCCCTCGCCGAGGCCCGCTCGGGGCCGCCGTCCCGCCCCGTGCCGGACCCCTACGAGCCCTTGCTGCCCCTCCTCGTGGGGCCCTGCGTGGGCCTGTGGAAGGAGTGTTACCACCGGGGGGCGCTGCATCCTCAGGTATGCGCTGAG GCTTTCTCGCACCCGCTCAGCGCCAACCACCGCCACCCGGTGGAGCTCCTGGCCCGGGAGGTGCAGCGCCTCCAGGAGCAGCTGGACCGGGCGCGGCCCCCCTCCTCTCCCGCCGCCGAGACGGCGGAGCCGCGGCCGGCCCCCTTCGCCGACCTCAACCACAACGCCAACAACGGCACCTTCCTCTACCCCAG ACGCCCGCCCGCGACGCGCCAACTCCAAAGTGGGCAAAAACAAGGCAACTTAGTCGTGTGCCCACCACCCCCGCCGGGCTTCTTCTGCAAATACCTGGCAGGAAGAGGACGAcgacccacaatgcacttggAGCCCTCCCTGACACATTTTCTCCATGAAAgctggcgtcttttttttttttttttttag